Proteins encoded within one genomic window of Actinomycetota bacterium:
- a CDS encoding hybrid sensor histidine kinase/response regulator produces the protein MDNWSADKEFLLTFRAEAEERLRNMGEGLMAMENEPGNEDLIKKLFREAHTLKGSAGMMGFETIRELSHRSEDILTSVQKGQIKVEKALIDLLLETLDQVERMLPDPESGQSVETDATDLLERLVKANHGDDFSASREYSRPELVIEPAASPSEPVQMQAETISEPGDTGLVAARAEPDSSGFGPEQTGSAHEPVIPVKEEALKVVPAPAVLKCSAAGPVRETKSARDGDPTIRVNIERLDKLLNLMGEILVNQIDSESQVHDLAVLQREARELREVFGTLVGQAESLKDNADDDHIASLSQHLTQAEEQAGIIAGSLEAAASRFKENTSSRRLALDELQDRTLHVRMLPLSSIFGLYPRVVRDASNSGGKLVRFETSGEETELDKRILEQVADPLMHIIRNCIDHGIESPEDRIAAGKPEQGKLRLSAYQRGDRVEIEIEDDGAGIDVARIRDVALEKGLIGEHDELSSEDAIELLFRPGFSTSASVTDISGRGVGLDVVKNNIEKLEGFVSVESDVGAGTIFTVSLPVTLAVIKGLLVESNEIRLVIPLVSVQEMVAVPDEEIQSLGAHKGFLMRESAIPIIDLLGHLGGGHTSRSGGKTQVVVIETGNFRLGLEVGRLLGEQEVVIKPLGTFLGKLPNVAGATILGNGEAVLVLNTSELAREVKKGAHVKTQSRIQKEVRPVSESRKTVLVVEDSLVVRELQRNILEAAGYLVQTAVDGEDALEYLLKQPADCVVTDIEMPRMNGFDLTSAIRKNRDFKDTPVIMVTSCSSDDDRKRGLDVGANAYVIKGSFDQQNLLNTIGRLVA, from the coding sequence ATGGATAACTGGTCGGCCGACAAGGAATTTCTGCTCACTTTCAGAGCTGAAGCTGAAGAGCGCCTTCGTAACATGGGTGAAGGCCTCATGGCGATGGAAAATGAGCCTGGGAACGAAGACCTGATAAAGAAGCTCTTCCGCGAAGCCCATACTCTCAAGGGTTCTGCCGGAATGATGGGATTCGAGACCATCAGGGAGTTGTCGCATCGCTCTGAGGATATCCTTACTTCAGTACAGAAAGGCCAGATCAAGGTAGAGAAAGCGCTGATCGACCTGCTGCTCGAGACACTCGACCAGGTCGAACGGATGCTTCCCGATCCCGAGTCGGGGCAGTCAGTCGAGACCGATGCCACGGATCTTCTGGAGCGGCTGGTAAAGGCAAACCATGGAGATGACTTCTCTGCCAGCCGGGAGTACAGTCGCCCCGAGCTAGTCATCGAACCTGCCGCGTCACCGTCTGAACCAGTACAGATGCAGGCGGAAACGATATCTGAGCCAGGCGATACGGGACTAGTGGCGGCAAGGGCAGAACCGGATTCGTCTGGTTTCGGACCCGAACAGACAGGGTCCGCGCACGAACCGGTGATTCCAGTGAAGGAAGAAGCGCTTAAAGTCGTGCCGGCGCCTGCTGTTCTAAAATGCAGCGCTGCCGGTCCTGTCCGCGAGACGAAATCAGCACGCGATGGCGACCCTACGATTCGCGTGAATATAGAAAGGCTCGACAAGCTCCTTAATCTCATGGGAGAGATCCTCGTCAACCAGATCGACAGTGAAAGCCAGGTCCACGATCTTGCCGTGTTGCAGAGGGAAGCCCGCGAGTTGCGCGAGGTTTTCGGTACACTTGTAGGACAGGCTGAGAGCCTCAAGGATAACGCTGATGATGATCACATAGCTTCACTGAGCCAGCATCTCACGCAGGCTGAGGAGCAGGCAGGCATCATCGCCGGCAGCCTCGAAGCTGCAGCGTCCCGCTTCAAGGAGAACACCTCAAGCCGCAGACTTGCCCTGGATGAACTCCAGGACCGGACGTTGCATGTCCGCATGCTCCCCCTGTCATCTATTTTCGGACTATACCCGCGGGTAGTCAGGGATGCCTCGAATTCAGGCGGCAAGCTGGTCAGGTTCGAGACCAGCGGAGAAGAGACCGAGCTCGACAAGCGCATACTCGAACAGGTTGCAGATCCACTGATGCACATCATCCGAAACTGCATCGATCATGGAATCGAATCCCCCGAAGATCGCATCGCTGCGGGAAAACCGGAACAGGGAAAACTGCGCCTGTCAGCTTATCAGCGTGGTGACAGGGTAGAGATCGAGATCGAAGATGACGGCGCCGGAATTGATGTTGCCAGGATCAGGGATGTCGCGCTGGAAAAAGGCCTGATCGGCGAGCATGACGAGCTTTCTTCAGAAGACGCCATCGAACTCTTATTCCGCCCGGGATTCTCTACATCAGCCTCGGTCACGGATATCTCCGGCCGCGGTGTCGGACTGGACGTAGTAAAGAACAACATTGAAAAACTTGAAGGCTTCGTCTCGGTCGAGTCAGATGTCGGAGCCGGAACCATTTTTACAGTATCACTGCCTGTCACCCTGGCTGTGATCAAGGGACTTCTGGTGGAATCGAATGAGATCAGGCTCGTTATCCCGCTTGTATCGGTGCAGGAGATGGTTGCGGTTCCTGATGAGGAGATCCAGTCGCTTGGAGCGCACAAGGGTTTCCTGATGAGGGAAAGCGCCATCCCAATCATCGATCTGCTTGGCCATCTTGGTGGTGGTCATACCTCGCGAAGTGGAGGCAAGACCCAGGTCGTGGTGATCGAGACCGGGAACTTCCGCCTTGGCCTGGAAGTTGGAAGGCTCCTTGGTGAACAGGAAGTCGTGATCAAACCATTGGGGACTTTCCTGGGAAAACTGCCGAACGTGGCAGGAGCGACGATACTCGGCAACGGCGAGGCCGTGCTGGTATTGAACACCAGCGAACTCGCGCGGGAAGTCAAGAAGGGCGCCCATGTAAAAACACAGTCACGAATTCAGAAGGAGGTCAGACCCGTGTCTGAAAGCCGCAAGACGGTACTGGTCGTCGAGGATTCACTGGTCGTGCGCGAACTGCAGCGCAATATACTTGAGGCAGCCGGCTATCTGGTACAGACCGCAGTGGATGGAGAGGACGCCCTTGAATATCTTTTGAAGCAGCCGGCAGATTGCGTCGTCACCGATATCGAGATGCCACGGATGAACGGCTTCGACCTGACATCCGCGATCAGAAAAAACAGGGATTTCAAGGATACGCCTGTGATCATGGTCACCTCCTGCAGCAGCGATGATGATCGTAAGCGCGGCCTGGATGTAGGCGCCAATGCATATGTCATCAAAGGAAGCTTCGATCAACAAAATCTTCTTAACACCATTGGGCGACTGGTGGCCTGA
- the gatC gene encoding Asp-tRNA(Asn)/Glu-tRNA(Gln) amidotransferase subunit GatC, whose amino-acid sequence MLLRVAFLQSNNEAGDLVTHDDVIYVAKLARLKVEAEELDRYADQLSSILSHIDKISELDLSGVEPTSHVIDLSNIFREDEPRPSVDHDEALANGPEVEKGAFRVPPILEA is encoded by the coding sequence ATGCTGCTACGGGTCGCCTTCCTGCAAAGCAATAATGAGGCCGGAGATTTGGTAACTCACGACGACGTAATTTACGTGGCAAAGCTGGCTCGGCTCAAGGTCGAGGCTGAAGAGCTGGATCGGTATGCCGACCAGCTTTCATCGATTCTCAGCCATATAGACAAGATATCAGAGCTGGACCTTTCCGGGGTCGAGCCGACATCCCACGTCATCGATCTGTCGAATATATTCCGTGAGGACGAACCCAGGCCCTCGGTCGATCACGACGAGGCGCTCGCGAATGGCCCCGAAGTGGAAAAGGGCGCGTTCAGGGTGCCACCGATACTGGAAGCGTGA
- a CDS encoding diguanylate cyclase encodes MEAIQPQEHKYRVLVAEDSPTQRQIIKSVLSREGFEVVLACDGIEAVTQAFSMNPDIIVLDIEMPRMNGYQVCRLLKDDRRTAHIPVVMLTSRSQETDKFWGLKTGADRYVTKDFKLTGLGASVHELLEERGAADDYPKQGIAHAMFSKQDETDVLSRVNDLLDRKLYEATIINEISKLNTLSEDCAITVSSVLSVIAKVTDCYICSVLLVDELELIMHVHNAVGKEYFDLSKSQAFEAASGYLLPGTTIKELDLIIDADPVFLEGSHPECDSFGSVLTIPLMARGKTIAVLTLNSPKSDAFVEDIRQVLDILEYPASVVVDNARLHEGTKRLAVTDGLTRLFNHRHFYELLEQEFLRTKRYKTQLAMIMIDIDFFKHINDTYGHQVGDDILKSMALVIQRQVRDVDILARYGGEEFAVLMPQTSLRQAETVAERIRHAVEHNEFDASEGKIRLTISLGIAAYPECEVESQTELVQVADAALYEAKKTGKNKVVVGGVR; translated from the coding sequence ATGGAAGCAATCCAGCCACAAGAGCATAAATACAGGGTCCTGGTGGCTGAAGACAGCCCCACCCAGCGGCAGATAATAAAGTCAGTACTCAGCAGGGAGGGCTTCGAAGTCGTTCTGGCCTGTGACGGCATCGAAGCTGTGACCCAGGCATTCAGCATGAATCCGGATATCATCGTGCTAGATATCGAGATGCCACGGATGAACGGTTATCAGGTATGCAGGCTGCTGAAAGACGATCGCCGCACCGCGCATATCCCGGTAGTGATGCTCACCAGCCGCTCGCAGGAGACCGACAAGTTCTGGGGTCTGAAAACCGGCGCAGATCGCTATGTGACCAAGGACTTCAAGCTTACCGGACTGGGCGCCAGCGTCCACGAATTGCTCGAGGAAAGAGGCGCAGCCGATGACTATCCAAAGCAGGGTATCGCCCATGCGATGTTTTCAAAGCAGGACGAGACCGATGTGCTCTCAAGAGTCAACGACCTGCTCGACCGCAAACTGTACGAAGCCACTATTATCAACGAGATCAGCAAACTCAACACCTTGAGTGAAGACTGCGCGATCACGGTGAGTTCTGTCCTGTCTGTGATCGCCAAGGTGACTGATTGTTATATATGCTCAGTGCTTCTCGTGGACGAGCTGGAGCTGATAATGCATGTCCATAACGCCGTCGGCAAGGAATATTTCGATCTTTCAAAGTCACAGGCGTTTGAAGCGGCATCCGGATACCTTTTACCAGGAACAACGATCAAGGAGCTCGATTTGATCATAGATGCCGATCCGGTCTTCCTCGAAGGCTCACATCCAGAATGTGATTCGTTCGGCTCTGTGCTGACAATCCCGCTGATGGCCAGAGGCAAGACCATAGCGGTGCTGACATTGAACAGCCCCAAGTCTGACGCTTTCGTCGAGGATATTCGGCAGGTCCTGGACATCCTCGAATATCCCGCTAGTGTCGTCGTGGATAACGCCAGGTTGCACGAGGGGACTAAGCGGCTGGCAGTAACCGACGGTCTGACGCGCCTGTTCAACCACCGCCATTTTTATGAACTGCTGGAACAGGAATTCCTCCGGACGAAACGTTACAAGACACAGCTGGCGATGATCATGATCGATATCGATTTCTTCAAACATATCAATGACACTTATGGACATCAGGTTGGTGATGACATCCTGAAGTCCATGGCGCTTGTCATCCAGCGTCAGGTAAGAGATGTAGACATCCTGGCACGATACGGGGGCGAGGAGTTCGCAGTGTTGATGCCTCAGACTTCGCTCAGACAGGCAGAGACTGTTGCTGAGAGGATCAGACATGCGGTCGAACATAACGAGTTCGACGCTTCGGAGGGAAAGATTCGCCTGACGATCAGCCTCGGCATCGCCGCCTATCCCGAGTGTGAAGTCGAGAGCCAGACCGAGCTGGTCCAGGTCGCAGACGCGGCTCTTTATGAGGCCAAGAAAACCGGGAAGAACAAGGTCGTTGTCGGCGGTGTGAGATGA
- the gatA gene encoding Asp-tRNA(Asn)/Glu-tRNA(Gln) amidotransferase subunit GatA: MAPKWKRARSGCHRYWKRERLNLLRLTATEALELMGRGEISSAELTEASLSQIERHDRDVFAYLKVTAGSAREEAAAVDAQSGSRAPLAGLPTAIKDVLCTRGVTTTCASKMLEDYNPIYTATCVQRMIDAGIVTLGKTNMDEFAMGSSTENSAYGPTRNPWDLERVPGGSSGGSAAAVAAGECVWALGSDTGGSIRQPAAFCGVVGLKPTYGSVSRYGLIAFASSFDQVGPITKNVRDAHLMLQFLVGKDPLDSTSVEYPVDIPPLEDRDLTGIRLGVVKELVGEGFDAGVREIFNRAVARLEAAGAEIGEASLPHAEYALPAYYILAPAEASANLARFDGVRYGLRAGGTVDITEMYEETRRLGFGDEVKRRIMLGTHALSSGYYDAYYGQAQKVRTLIVQDFAKALSDFDMLISPTAPTTAFRLGEKTGDPLTMYKSDICTIPVNLAGLPAISIPAGLSEGLPVGLQIIGKAFTAPTLLQTAYSAEAAIGFDKVSPLIEGQD, encoded by the coding sequence ATGGCCCCGAAGTGGAAAAGGGCGCGTTCAGGGTGCCACCGATACTGGAAGCGTGAGCGATTGAACCTCCTTAGACTGACAGCCACCGAGGCATTGGAACTTATGGGCAGGGGCGAGATCAGCTCCGCCGAGTTGACCGAGGCTTCTCTTTCCCAGATCGAACGGCACGACAGGGATGTATTCGCCTATCTCAAGGTGACCGCCGGGAGTGCCAGGGAAGAGGCGGCTGCCGTGGACGCTCAGAGCGGAAGCCGGGCGCCGCTGGCGGGACTGCCGACGGCCATCAAGGATGTCCTCTGCACGCGCGGCGTCACCACGACCTGCGCTTCGAAGATGCTGGAGGACTATAACCCTATTTATACCGCCACCTGCGTCCAGAGGATGATTGACGCCGGTATCGTCACCCTCGGCAAGACCAACATGGACGAGTTCGCTATGGGTTCATCCACAGAGAATTCTGCTTATGGACCAACGAGGAATCCCTGGGACCTGGAACGGGTACCTGGAGGTTCCAGCGGTGGATCGGCTGCCGCGGTCGCGGCGGGGGAGTGCGTGTGGGCGCTGGGCTCGGATACAGGTGGTTCCATCCGTCAGCCTGCAGCCTTCTGCGGAGTCGTCGGGCTCAAACCTACATACGGCAGCGTATCCCGTTATGGCCTGATAGCGTTCGCTTCTTCGTTCGACCAGGTCGGACCGATCACGAAAAACGTCCGTGACGCGCACCTGATGCTGCAGTTCCTGGTCGGCAAGGATCCGCTCGACTCTACCTCTGTGGAATATCCAGTTGATATTCCCCCGCTTGAGGACCGTGATCTTACGGGAATACGTCTCGGTGTCGTGAAGGAACTGGTGGGCGAGGGCTTCGATGCCGGAGTCAGGGAGATTTTCAACCGGGCGGTCGCGCGGCTCGAGGCCGCCGGCGCCGAGATCGGTGAAGCCAGCCTGCCTCATGCAGAGTACGCGCTCCCTGCGTACTACATCCTGGCGCCTGCTGAAGCCAGCGCCAACCTGGCCCGCTTTGATGGCGTCCGTTATGGACTGCGCGCAGGCGGGACAGTCGACATTACCGAGATGTATGAGGAGACCCGCAGGCTTGGGTTCGGTGACGAGGTAAAACGACGCATCATGCTGGGGACTCACGCTCTCAGTTCGGGATATTACGACGCCTACTACGGTCAGGCCCAGAAGGTGCGTACGCTGATCGTTCAGGATTTTGCCAAAGCTCTCTCTGACTTCGACATGCTTATATCGCCGACAGCGCCGACCACTGCTTTCCGCCTGGGAGAGAAGACCGGCGATCCGCTGACGATGTACAAGTCTGACATCTGCACCATTCCCGTGAACCTGGCTGGCCTGCCGGCTATATCGATCCCGGCTGGGCTTTCCGAAGGATTGCCTGTGGGGCTTCAGATAATCGGCAAGGCCTTCACGGCGCCGACGCTTTTGCAGACGGCGTACAGCGCCGAGGCGGCGATAGGTTTCGACAAGGTGTCACCGCTCATCGAAGGGCAGGACTAG
- a CDS encoding tetratricopeptide repeat protein produces the protein MIPAKKYELTEEDFEKFRKLINQTSGIFFDRGKRDLLRLGLSDRADEIGVDTLSDYYERLTSVPEREVELRRLLDHLSVQETQFFRNQPQFDALRKYVIPEIVRRKADGYRSLRFWSAGCSTGQEPYSLAMSLLDVLPDPDSWNIQILGTDLSESALATAQRGWYAERRLNGMDRLHREKYFRQSDGGYRVVEPVRRMVHFVRHNMVTDPLPISIFGTCDIVFCRNVIIYFTHETAKYVIEHFFDILNPGGYLFLGHSETLWKMSAKYSLVEMGDAFIYNKPLPRSLEGRRFIPDRRLRDAPLPPGVTADRRLSEERRDARSEADLIDDPQAEPVTAEDGQERTDPLVSKARTSIDLGENDKAVELLLDAIKRNGDTAEAHFLLGIAYERKNDLEMAAESFRRTIYCDNTHGLAYFHLANTLERLGSFKGAVKEYRNAVKALKDDPPGRWEIDLDAFDGEALVNLCEWKVENLGSMET, from the coding sequence ATGATCCCTGCCAAAAAATATGAGTTGACGGAGGAGGATTTCGAGAAGTTCCGCAAGCTGATCAACCAGACAAGCGGGATATTCTTCGACAGGGGCAAGCGCGACCTGCTAAGACTGGGCCTCTCGGACCGCGCTGACGAGATCGGCGTCGATACCCTCTCCGACTATTATGAGCGTCTGACCAGTGTTCCCGAGCGGGAAGTCGAACTCCGCCGGCTGCTGGACCATCTGTCAGTCCAGGAAACACAGTTTTTCCGCAATCAGCCCCAATTCGACGCCCTGCGTAAATATGTCATTCCTGAGATAGTCAGGCGGAAGGCCGATGGCTACAGGAGTTTGCGGTTCTGGAGTGCGGGCTGCTCCACCGGGCAGGAACCATATTCACTGGCAATGTCTCTTCTGGACGTCCTTCCCGACCCGGATTCCTGGAATATCCAGATCCTGGGTACTGACTTAAGCGAGTCGGCCCTGGCCACAGCCCAGCGGGGCTGGTATGCCGAACGCCGGCTTAACGGGATGGACCGCCTGCATCGGGAGAAGTACTTCCGGCAGAGTGATGGTGGCTACCGGGTTGTGGAGCCGGTCAGGCGCATGGTGCATTTCGTCCGCCACAATATGGTCACCGATCCGCTGCCGATCAGCATCTTCGGCACCTGCGACATCGTCTTCTGCCGGAACGTGATCATCTATTTCACTCATGAGACGGCCAAGTATGTGATCGAACACTTCTTCGATATCCTCAATCCAGGCGGCTACCTGTTCCTGGGTCACTCGGAGACGCTATGGAAGATGTCCGCTAAATACAGTCTCGTGGAGATGGGTGATGCTTTTATCTATAACAAACCTCTGCCGCGTTCGCTTGAAGGCAGGCGTTTTATCCCCGACCGCCGTCTGCGGGATGCACCGCTGCCGCCGGGAGTGACTGCAGACAGGCGCTTATCAGAAGAAAGGCGTGATGCCAGGAGCGAAGCCGATCTCATCGATGACCCGCAGGCGGAACCCGTTACAGCTGAGGATGGACAGGAACGAACGGATCCGCTGGTTAGCAAGGCGCGCACAAGCATAGACCTCGGAGAGAACGACAAGGCTGTCGAATTGTTACTTGACGCCATCAAACGCAATGGCGACACGGCTGAAGCCCATTTTCTTTTGGGAATCGCATATGAGCGCAAAAATGACCTGGAGATGGCAGCCGAATCGTTCCGGCGTACGATTTATTGTGACAACACCCACGGCCTGGCATATTTCCATCTTGCCAATACCCTCGAAAGGCTTGGCAGTTTCAAGGGCGCTGTCAAGGAATATCGTAACGCGGTAAAAGCTCTCAAGGATGATCCCCCGGGCCGCTGGGAGATCGACCTGGATGCCTTCGACGGCGAGGCGCTGGTCAACCTCTGCGAATGGAAAGTCGAGAACCTCGGAAGCATGGAGACCTGA
- a CDS encoding HAMP domain-containing protein has protein sequence MHNIFKTSIEAKILGLTSLLIIIGFGTYALLSISHEQSDMIAQQEEMNRSLATSVHASLRTSMLAGKSDLTKDALEGMRNVGDVRQVRVFNVDGGEAFNGGGSASGLVKEQLTRVMGSGEVASFYEGEGVDRVMTEIHPLPNEAACQACHAGGSAMRGAVLVSTSTQRVDETIQSNKIFSIGALVLTLAFIIIALKVLLKIAVINPLTNVVSAIKRIAAGDLTLRVPSKSSDELGILASSFNEMTDSLTELSTKIMETGEQTSAASAEISATVEQQASTSAEQSAAVAETTATIEQLAGTARQIADTAGSVASVAEETLNHARQGHEAVAATLEGMESINDKVDKVAEKTLSLGEKSQRIGTILEIINDIADQTNLLALNAAVEAARAGDQGRGFAVVAGEVRRLAEESVEATAKIKALIDEIQSETNSTILATEESAKEVDRGVELATNAGKSLESILAVVAENTRAANEISIATQQQKSASEQVVVAMTSISEASKQQASGARQTAAATEQLNQAAVELRQAISRFRVK, from the coding sequence CCCTGCTGATCATAATCGGCTTTGGAACCTACGCGCTTCTCAGCATAAGCCACGAGCAGAGCGATATGATCGCACAGCAGGAAGAGATGAACCGTTCGCTGGCGACTTCGGTCCATGCCAGCCTGAGGACAAGCATGCTTGCCGGCAAGAGCGATCTTACCAAGGATGCGCTGGAGGGAATGCGCAATGTCGGTGATGTTCGACAGGTAAGGGTCTTCAACGTCGACGGCGGCGAAGCATTCAATGGCGGCGGGTCCGCCAGTGGCCTGGTCAAGGAACAGCTGACCCGGGTCATGGGCAGCGGTGAAGTAGCGTCGTTCTATGAGGGCGAGGGAGTAGACCGGGTGATGACCGAGATCCATCCTCTACCCAACGAGGCTGCCTGCCAGGCGTGCCATGCCGGTGGTTCAGCGATGCGGGGCGCGGTGCTGGTCTCCACATCGACCCAGCGGGTTGACGAGACTATCCAGTCGAACAAGATATTCTCCATCGGCGCCCTGGTTCTGACCCTGGCATTCATAATCATTGCCCTCAAGGTCCTCCTCAAGATAGCTGTGATCAATCCACTTACCAATGTGGTCAGCGCGATCAAACGTATCGCCGCCGGAGACCTGACTCTCAGGGTGCCGTCAAAGTCATCGGATGAACTCGGCATCCTTGCCTCCAGCTTCAACGAGATGACCGACTCCCTGACTGAACTCAGCACGAAGATCATGGAGACCGGCGAGCAGACCAGCGCCGCTTCAGCCGAGATCTCCGCCACCGTCGAACAGCAGGCGAGCACATCAGCCGAGCAGTCCGCGGCAGTGGCTGAGACAACGGCGACCATCGAACAGCTTGCGGGAACCGCGAGGCAGATAGCCGACACCGCAGGCTCCGTCGCCAGCGTGGCTGAAGAGACACTCAATCACGCCCGGCAGGGCCATGAGGCTGTGGCGGCTACACTCGAGGGAATGGAGTCAATCAATGACAAGGTGGACAAGGTCGCTGAAAAGACGCTCTCACTTGGAGAGAAGTCGCAGAGGATCGGAACCATCCTTGAGATCATCAACGACATCGCCGATCAGACCAACCTTCTGGCCCTGAATGCCGCAGTCGAAGCAGCCCGCGCAGGCGACCAGGGAAGGGGTTTTGCTGTAGTCGCCGGTGAAGTCCGAAGGCTGGCCGAAGAAAGCGTCGAAGCCACAGCCAAGATCAAGGCTCTGATCGACGAGATCCAGTCTGAGACAAACAGCACTATTCTCGCAACTGAAGAGAGCGCCAAGGAAGTAGATCGCGGCGTCGAGCTGGCGACAAATGCCGGGAAGTCGCTGGAGAGCATCCTGGCAGTCGTTGCCGAGAATACCCGAGCTGCCAATGAGATATCCATCGCTACGCAGCAACAGAAGAGCGCGAGCGAGCAGGTAGTGGTAGCTATGACAAGTATCTCCGAAGCGAGCAAGCAGCAGGCAAGCGGCGCTCGCCAGACAGCGGCGGCGACAGAGCAGCTCAACCAGGCTGCTGTCGAACTGCGGCAGGCTATATCCAGATTCCGGGTGAAGTAG
- the cheB gene encoding chemotaxis-specific protein-glutamate methyltransferase CheB codes for MEANLRLHESKKVRVLVADDSPTVRLMLCRMLEKDADIRVVGTAGDGREAIEQVETLEPDLVTMDVNMPVMDGLAAIEHIMAYNPVPVLVVSSVVDKENTANAARALGAGAVDVISKPTPSSLEDFDNIGADLRAKIKMLSRVRVITHPRARLLNHAFDVPSIAPPSASRSGCRLVAIGSSTGGPQALQRILCSLPVDFSAGIVIVQHIAPGFTDGLIEWLSGSTSLKITKGSDGHLIEPGEVVIAPDGIHMVVTSGGRIHLVDRQIPGPHKPSIDVLLESVADAYGNSAVGIILTGMGRDGAQGIKAIHDRGGRTIAQDKNTSVIFSMAKEAIKLGGVDRVVPLSDVSRLIMEFA; via the coding sequence ATGGAAGCCAACCTCAGACTTCATGAATCAAAAAAGGTGCGAGTGCTGGTCGCGGATGATTCTCCGACTGTCCGGCTAATGCTCTGCCGCATGCTCGAGAAGGATGCTGACATCAGGGTCGTTGGCACTGCTGGCGACGGCCGTGAGGCGATAGAGCAGGTAGAGACACTCGAGCCGGATCTTGTCACCATGGACGTGAACATGCCGGTGATGGACGGGCTTGCCGCCATCGAGCACATCATGGCCTACAATCCCGTGCCGGTGCTCGTGGTCAGTTCTGTTGTAGACAAGGAAAACACCGCCAACGCCGCCCGGGCACTCGGGGCCGGGGCAGTAGATGTCATCAGTAAGCCGACACCCTCCTCACTGGAAGACTTCGATAATATCGGCGCCGATCTGAGGGCCAAGATCAAGATGCTGTCGAGGGTACGGGTCATCACCCACCCGCGAGCGCGCCTGCTGAACCATGCTTTCGATGTTCCATCGATTGCTCCGCCTTCAGCATCCAGGTCCGGATGCAGGCTGGTTGCCATCGGGTCATCCACCGGAGGGCCGCAGGCCCTGCAAAGGATCCTGTGCAGCCTCCCTGTGGATTTCAGCGCCGGCATCGTGATCGTGCAGCACATCGCTCCCGGATTCACCGACGGTCTGATCGAATGGCTGAGTGGCAGCACCAGCCTGAAGATCACCAAGGGCAGCGACGGCCATCTTATCGAGCCGGGTGAAGTCGTCATCGCTCCAGATGGGATTCACATGGTCGTGACCAGCGGAGGCCGTATACACCTCGTCGACAGACAGATTCCCGGTCCGCACAAACCGTCTATCGATGTACTGCTGGAGTCTGTAGCCGATGCATATGGTAACAGCGCCGTCGGCATTATCTTGACAGGAATGGGACGGGACGGCGCCCAGGGCATCAAAGCCATCCACGACCGTGGGGGCCGCACGATAGCCCAGGACAAGAATACGTCCGTAATTTTCAGTATGGCCAAGGAAGCAATAAAACTCGGCGGCGTGGACCGCGTTGTTCCACTGTCTGACGTCAGCCGATTGATAATGGAGTTTGCGTAA